The Caulobacter sp. 73W region CCGCCACGGCGGTGTCCGGTTCGGCGCCGGCCTATCTCTACGCCCTGGTCGAGGCCCTGGAAGGCGCCGGCGTCAGCCAGGGCCTGAGCCCCGAGGCGGCGGCGGAGCTGGCGCGCTCCACCATCGTCGGCGCGGCGGCCCTGATGGGCGCGTCCGACACGCCCCCCGCCGAGCTGCGCCGCCAGGTGACCTCGCCCAACGGCACCACCCAGGCGGCCCTGGACGTGCTGTTCGGAGAGAACGGCCTGCCGCGCCTGATGTCCCACGCCGTCGCCGCGGCGGTGAAGCGCTCGCGCGAACTGGGCTAGACGGCCTTCAACGGCCAGAGGCGATCCGCCGGCCGCTGCAGCACCGCGGCGGCGGTGCTGTGCAGGCTGGCGGGCGACAGCCGACCGCTCCTGGCGGCGGCGGTCATCCAGGTTTCCAGATTTCCGCCGGTGCGGTCGTAGCCATCCGCCTTCATCAGGCCGTAGAGGCCGGCGGCCAGGACGTGCATGCCGTCGTCCGCCTTCTCCCAACGCAGGTGCGGCTCAAGGGCGATGCCCAGGCGCTCGCCGATGATCTGATCCAGGGCCTCGACCGTGTCCTCGTTCAGAAGGCCCTCCAGGCTGTTGTAGCCGAAGGCGGGGTCATGCTCGGCGATGATCCGGGTCAGCAGGGGGTCTTTTTCCAGGATCGCCATCACCGTCTTGGCCGTGGGACCGTCCATGGGAAAGGGCGGATGCAGAACCTCGTGCGCGGCGTTGCGCAGAACGATCTCATCCGACCAGGTGATGCCGGTGATGAAGCGCTGCCCCTGGATGCGGATGCCGTGCGGCTTGTTGAACCACAGCAGGATCACCTCCAGGGACGGATCGAGCGGGCGGCCCAGCAGCCGTTCCTGCTCGGCGATCACGTCGTAGCCCCCCAGCTTATCGCGCAGCGCGGGCAGACGCGTTTGGGCTGTGGGCGTCAGGGCGCGCCGGCGTAGGTCAACGAAACCTGCCGCCTGCAAACCTGTCAGGACCTGGCGAATGCGCGGGCGGCGAGCGATGAAGTCCGTCCAGGACTCCTGGTCCCAATAGTCGCTGGCCCTGTACGACGGCAGCACCGCCGTCTCCGCCGTGTCGAGCGATGCGATGACCTCGTCCAGAGTGTCGGTGCGGCCGCCCGACATCAAGGTGCAAAGGCCAGGTCCGAGCAGGTGGTTGGCCTTGTCCGCCTCGGCCTGAAGGCTGGCCATGGCGTCGATAGCGGCCTTCGGCATGCGGGGCTGGATCTGCGCCAGCTCCGGCTCATAGTAGCGGGCGTAGAACGGCTTTCCAGACAAGGGACCGAGGAAGCAAAGGGCGTCCAGGCCTTCGGAGGTGCTGACGGTCCAGCGGGTGCGGATCGGCGCGGCGAGCGCGGGCAGGGCGGGAGCCGCGACCAGGGCGGCGGCGGCGAGCAGGAGGTTTCGTCTGTTCATGCCGCCACGGTGGCGCGGCCAAGCTCAGGCGTATTGAAGGGACTTGATCCATGCGCCTGGCGTGCGGCCGGTGATGTCCGTGATCGCCCGCGTCATGTGCGCCTGATCAGCAAAGCCGGTGTCGGCGGCGAGCGAGGCCAGGGTGGGCGCATGGGGGAGATCCCGCCAGGCCCGTCGGGCCCGGGCCTCCAGCCGGAAACGCTTCGGCGTCACGCCGAACACCTTGTGGAAACCGCGCGACACGCTTTCGGCCGTCAGGCCCTGACGGCTGGCCCAGGCTGTGATCTTGATCGACGGGTCGTTGTTGAGAGCGGCGGCCAGGGCGTCTGGCCAATCCTCTGCCGCAGCACCGAGGGGACGCAGGGCCGAGACGGCCAGTTCGCTGGCCGCGCGCATGTCGCTCTCGGCCAGGCGGGCGAGGGCGTCGACGTCGTCCAGAACCAGGAACGCCGGCAAGGATAGATCCTGGGGGAGCGGCAGGTTGAGCACCTCCGCCCCGTGAGCGGACATGCGGTCCAGATGGGCTTCGAACGCGTGGTGGAGGACCGCCTCGCCGGCCCGCACATGGCGTCGGCCCCCATCGCCGGCCTCCTCGTAGCCGCCCGCCAGAACGACGGCCAGATAGGGCTCTGCGTGCCGGTGCCGCGGCAGATCGGCGTGTCTAGACAGGCGTTGGCGTGCTGGGGGATGCATCGCCGCGCAGACTGGGGCGCCTCCGCGGTGGAGCCTAGTGAAACCTGCGCAACATAAGAAAAGGGCGGCCCGGATTTCTCCGGGCCGCCCAGCTTTCAGTCTGACGTCTGCCGCGTCTTAGAACTTGGCCCGCAGGGTCACGCCGTAGGTGCGCGGGGCGCCGAGGAAGGCGTCGAAGCCGCCGCTTTGCAGCGGGGCGTCGTAACCCACCTGGAGGTACTCTTCGTCCAGCAGGTTTTGGGCCCACAGCTCGGCGGTCCAGCGCTCGTCCTGGGTGCCGATCGCGATGCGGGCGTTCACCAGCCAGAACGCGTCCTGTTCCTTGGCCGGATGCAGGTCCGAGCCGGTGTTGAACATCGACGAGTACTTGCCGCTGAGGCTGGTGCGCAGCTCCAGGGTGTCGCCCAGGTCATGGCTGTAGCTGGCGGCCATCGAACCCGACCACAGCGGAGCGAACGACAGGCGCGCGCCCGGCAGGCGCGGCGAGACGCCGGCGCCCGGGGTGAACTGGCCGTACTCGGTCACCGCATAGGTGACGCCGCCCTGCAGGGTCAGGCCCTTCAGCGGGGTGAACCACAAAAGGTCGGTGTCCACGCCGACCGATTTGACCTTCGGGATCGAGGTGACGATGTAGCTGGTGCCGGTGAAGGCGTTCAGCTGGAAGCCCTGGAATTCTTGATGGAACGCCGCGGCGTTCAGCGACAGGGTGCGGTTCAGCCAGCTGGTCTTCACGCCCAGTTCGTAGGAGTTGACGGTCTCTTCCGGGAACGCCGTGTCCGGGTTCACCACGCCCAGGCCGATACGGGCGCGGTCGAGGTTGAAGCCGCCGGCCTTGTAGCCGCGGGCGTAGGACGCATAGGTCATCACGTCCTCGTTCCAGCGGTACGAGGCCTTGATGGTGCCGGTCAGTTCGTCTTCTTCACGCGCCTGCTGCGTGCCGCGGTTGTTGAAGCCCGGATCGGTCCACGGCAGGCAGATGTTGCCAAGGACGGTCGCGGCGTTCGCGGCGCCGACGGCGCCGGCGATGATCGGCACGCGGCTCAGGGCGGCGGCGCAGCCGTTGGTGCCCGGCGCGTTGGTGTAGCGGGTCGACAGGTCCTTTTCTTCGCGCGTGTAGCGCAGGCCCAGCGTGATATCGAAGGCGTCGGTCAGCTTCAGGGTGTTGTTGGTGAAGAAGGCCAGGCTGTTGGACTTCTGCTTGTAGGTGTCGCGCGCGCCCGCCCCCGGAGTGAAGGCGGTGCCCGCCGGCAGGCCGGTAAGCAGCGAGACCAGGTTGGGGTTCGTGCCGCTGGACAGCAGCAGGCTCAGATACGTCTCGTACTGACGGCCGAAGACGAACGGCGTGTACTGGTCCAGGGTCTCGCGGGCGTAGAACATGCCCACCTGCCAGTCGAGGCGCTCGGTGCGGCCGGCCAGACGCAGTTCCTGGCTGAACTGGCCGAATTCGGTGCTCCAGTCCGGGGTGCGGTAGGCGAGGTCCATCGTCGTAAAATCGATGTCCTGGCCGTTGTTGGTCTTCCAGTTACGGCCGGCGGTGATCGAGGTGATCGTGGCGCCGCCCAGGCCTTCCAGGTCCCAGTTCACTTCCATCGACGCGCCCATGTCCTCGATCTCCTGATCGGTCGGACGGTTGGCGTAGGAGGTGCGGTCGAACGGACGCGGCGGGTTGGCCAGGGCGTTGCCGCCGCCCAGGGCGTTGACGATCGGGGCGGTCGCGCCGTTCACGATCTGCACGCCGACGCAGCAGCTTTCATCGCGCTTGGTGTAGTCGGCGATGATGCGGACATCGACGTCGTCGTTCGGCGTGAACAGCAGCTGGCCGCGCAGGGTGTAGTAGTCTTGGTTGCCGTCCTCGCGGTTGGTGCGCGGGCCCTGGCCGGTGACGATGTCATAGAAGCCGTCGCGCTTGCGGACCGCGGCGAACAGGCGGCCGGCCAGCTTGTCTTCGATGATCGCCCCGGTGACGGCGGCCGAGCCGCCCTTGGTTCCATAATTGCCGAAGGTGGCCTCGGCTTCGGCGCCGAAGACGAACTCCGGAGCCTTGGTGATGATGTTGATGACGCCGGCCGAGGTGTTCTTGCCGAACAGCGTGCCTTGCGGGCCCTTCAGCACTTCGATGCGCTCAAGCTCGCCCAGGTCGTTGAAGGCCACGCCGTTGCGGGGGCGGTAGACGCCGTCGATGGTCACCAGGACCGACGATTCCAGGCCGGGGTTGTCGCCGACAGTGCCGACGCCGCGGATGCGGACGGTGGTGTTGGTTTCATTGGACGTCGAGGCGACGTTCAGGCCGGGGGTCAGGATTTGCAGATCCTTGATGTCCCGCACGCCGGCGTCCTGCAGCAGCTGTTGCGGCAGGGCCGTGACCACGATCGGCACGTCCTGCAGGTTCTGCTCGCGCTTCTGGGCGGTGACGATGATGGAGTTGATGGTCGGGCTGGCGTCTTGCGCATGGGCTGCGCCGGCGGCTGCGGACGCCAAAACCAGGACGGACGCCGAGCGTCGGATGAATTGGGTGAAGTGCATTTCCTACCTCAGTTTTGTGTCCACGCGGATGTCGAGCCCCGCGTTTGGCGGTCCAGATGCGTCGGCCGAGGCCCACGCATTCGAACAAGTGTTCAGCTAAATCTGGTTCTTCAAGCCGAGCAAGAGGATTCCCTTACAGCGTAACGGAATCGGGCCGATGTGTCGCAAAAGCGACAACCTGTGGACGCCTTCCCCAACGTCGCTTTCGTCAATCGGGTACGGCCGATGACCGTCGTTCCCGAAAACGATTGTTAGGTCAGGCCTGAGCGTGCTGGCGATTGGCGCGCGACAGCACGATCGACGCCCAGATCACCGAAAGCAGCGACCCGCCCAGGACGCCCAGCTTGACCTCGACCTGCTGGGGCGAATCCACCGCGCCGGGAAAGGCCAGGGCGCCGATGAACAGGCTCATTGTGAAGCCGACGCCGCACAGGACGGCGACCCCATAGACCTGCATCCAGCTCGCTCCGCTGGGCCGCGCCCCGACGCCCAGCCGCGAGGCGAGCGCCGCCATGCCCAGCACCCCGGCCTGCTTGCCCACGAACAGGCCCAGCGCGATGGCGACCACCAGCGGCGACGCCAGAGCCGAGATGGACATGCCGGCGAACGACACGCCCGCCTTGGCGAAGGCGAACAGAGGCAGGACGAGAAACGCATTCCATGGATGAAGATCGTGGATGGCTTCCTTGATCGGGCTTTGGCCGTCTTCCTTGCGCGGCTGCAGCGGAACGATCACGGCGAAGGCGACGGCGGTGAGGGAGGTGCTGAGGCCGGAGAGCACGGTCAGATACCAGACCGCGGCGAAGCCCAGCGCCCAGAACGGGGCGGTGATGCGCACCCGATGCGCCACAAGCCCGAGGAAGACCAAAAGGCCAACGACGCCGACCAGCGGCGGCAGGTGCGCGCCGCTGCTGAACAGCAATGCGATCAGCGCGATGGCTCCGAGGTCGTCGACGATGGCCAGGGTGAGCAGGAAGACCCGCAACGACGTGGGCAGGCCCTTGCCGACAAATGCGAAGACCGCCAGGGCGAATGCGATGTCGGTGGCGAGCGGAATCGGCCAACCCTCGAAGGCGGCCCCGGTGAAGCGGCTGATCAGAAGATAGACCAGGGCTGGGCCGGCCATGCCGCCGAACGCGGCGAGAACGGGCGTCGCCAATCGGCGCGGATCACTCAGTTCGCCCTTGAGGATCTCATATTTGATCTCCATCCCGACCATCAGGAAGAAGACCGCCATCAGGCCTTCCTTGATCCATTCAGAGATCGTCAGCTCCAGGCGAAGCGGGCCGACCTGAAGGGCATGAGCGCCTTTGAGCCAGTGGAAGTACCCGCTTGCCCACGGCGAGTTGGCGATGATCAGCGCCGCCAGGGCGGCGATGCCCAACGCCGCGCCGGACGCCGCTGCGGTCTTCAGGAAATCGAGGGTGATCTTGCGCGCCACGGCGGCCTCCCTTGCGGTTGACGGTCGTGACGCCAGGTTATCGACGGGCGTCGGACTGGGTTCGCCTCGAGGGCGCCAGCCTGGTCGCGTGAGCAACCTGATGGCTGAGCCCAAAATAGACGATGGCCAGCTCGCTTGTCGAGCAACAGGCGGCTTGCGTCCAAAGCGCCCGCACGCGCATTTGCATCCCATGCCCGTATCGCCCGCCTACCGCCCCGATCCTCGCTTCGCCGCCTTGAGCGCCGACTACGCCGACGTGGTGGCGCCGGCGGATTTCCCGCAGACGATCCTGCGCCATCGCAACGACCGCGCGGCGGGGACGGTGGGGCTGGAGACGCTGACAGACGACGAATGGCTGGCCCATTTCGCGCGGTTCGAGGCCCTGCCGGACAATCAGCCCGCGCCCCTGGCCATGCGGTATCACGGCCATCAGTTCCGCACCTACAACCCGGAACTCGGCGACGGGCGCGGCTTCTTGTTCGCCCAGCTTCGTGAAGCCGAGGGCGGCCGCCTGCTCGACCTCGCCACCAAGGGTTCGGGCCAGACCCCGTGGTCGCGCAGCGGCGATGGCCGCCTGACCCTCAAGGGCGGGGTGCGCGAGATCCTGGCCGCGACCATGCTGGAGGCGCAGGGCGTCCCCACCTCTCGCGCCTTCTCCCTGGTGGAGACCGGCGAGGCCCTGGTGCGCGGGGATGAGCCCAGCCCTACGCGGTCGGCGGTCCTGACCCGCCTGTCGCACAGCCACATCCGCTTCGGGACGTTCCAGCGCCACGCCTTCTTCGACCGCGCCGACCTGATCGGCAAACTGGTTGAACATGTGGCCGAGGTCTATTTCCCCCACCTGTCGGGCGAGGCCGATCTGCCGGCCGCCATGCTGGCCGAGACCGTGAAACGGACCGCCAACCTGGCCGCCAGCTGGATGGCCGCCGGCTTCGTCCACGGCGTGCTCAATACCGACAACATGGTGGTCACCGGCGAGAGCTTCGACTACGGCCCCTGGCGGTTCCTGCCGCGCAACGACCCGGCCTCCACCGCCGCCTATTTCGACCAGACCGGCCTCTACAGCTTTGGCCGCCAGCCCGAGGCGGCGTTCTGGAACCTGCAGCAACTGGCCGCCTGCCTGACCCTGGTCACCG contains the following coding sequences:
- a CDS encoding helix-turn-helix transcriptional regulator, translating into MHPPARQRLSRHADLPRHRHAEPYLAVVLAGGYEEAGDGGRRHVRAGEAVLHHAFEAHLDRMSAHGAEVLNLPLPQDLSLPAFLVLDDVDALARLAESDMRAASELAVSALRPLGAAAEDWPDALAAALNNDPSIKITAWASRQGLTAESVSRGFHKVFGVTPKRFRLEARARRAWRDLPHAPTLASLAADTGFADQAHMTRAITDITGRTPGAWIKSLQYA
- a CDS encoding TonB-dependent receptor; the encoded protein is MHFTQFIRRSASVLVLASAAAGAAHAQDASPTINSIIVTAQKREQNLQDVPIVVTALPQQLLQDAGVRDIKDLQILTPGLNVASTSNETNTTVRIRGVGTVGDNPGLESSVLVTIDGVYRPRNGVAFNDLGELERIEVLKGPQGTLFGKNTSAGVINIITKAPEFVFGAEAEATFGNYGTKGGSAAVTGAIIEDKLAGRLFAAVRKRDGFYDIVTGQGPRTNREDGNQDYYTLRGQLLFTPNDDVDVRIIADYTKRDESCCVGVQIVNGATAPIVNALGGGNALANPPRPFDRTSYANRPTDQEIEDMGASMEVNWDLEGLGGATITSITAGRNWKTNNGQDIDFTTMDLAYRTPDWSTEFGQFSQELRLAGRTERLDWQVGMFYARETLDQYTPFVFGRQYETYLSLLLSSGTNPNLVSLLTGLPAGTAFTPGAGARDTYKQKSNSLAFFTNNTLKLTDAFDITLGLRYTREEKDLSTRYTNAPGTNGCAAALSRVPIIAGAVGAANAATVLGNICLPWTDPGFNNRGTQQAREEDELTGTIKASYRWNEDVMTYASYARGYKAGGFNLDRARIGLGVVNPDTAFPEETVNSYELGVKTSWLNRTLSLNAAAFHQEFQGFQLNAFTGTSYIVTSIPKVKSVGVDTDLLWFTPLKGLTLQGGVTYAVTEYGQFTPGAGVSPRLPGARLSFAPLWSGSMAASYSHDLGDTLELRTSLSGKYSSMFNTGSDLHPAKEQDAFWLVNARIAIGTQDERWTAELWAQNLLDEEYLQVGYDAPLQSGGFDAFLGAPRTYGVTLRAKF
- the nhaA gene encoding Na+/H+ antiporter NhaA, which produces MARKITLDFLKTAAASGAALGIAALAALIIANSPWASGYFHWLKGAHALQVGPLRLELTISEWIKEGLMAVFFLMVGMEIKYEILKGELSDPRRLATPVLAAFGGMAGPALVYLLISRFTGAAFEGWPIPLATDIAFALAVFAFVGKGLPTSLRVFLLTLAIVDDLGAIALIALLFSSGAHLPPLVGVVGLLVFLGLVAHRVRITAPFWALGFAAVWYLTVLSGLSTSLTAVAFAVIVPLQPRKEDGQSPIKEAIHDLHPWNAFLVLPLFAFAKAGVSFAGMSISALASPLVVAIALGLFVGKQAGVLGMAALASRLGVGARPSGASWMQVYGVAVLCGVGFTMSLFIGALAFPGAVDSPQQVEVKLGVLGGSLLSVIWASIVLSRANRQHAQA
- a CDS encoding protein adenylyltransferase SelO; the encoded protein is MPVSPAYRPDPRFAALSADYADVVAPADFPQTILRHRNDRAAGTVGLETLTDDEWLAHFARFEALPDNQPAPLAMRYHGHQFRTYNPELGDGRGFLFAQLREAEGGRLLDLATKGSGQTPWSRSGDGRLTLKGGVREILAATMLEAQGVPTSRAFSLVETGEALVRGDEPSPTRSAVLTRLSHSHIRFGTFQRHAFFDRADLIGKLVEHVAEVYFPHLSGEADLPAAMLAETVKRTANLAASWMAAGFVHGVLNTDNMVVTGESFDYGPWRFLPRNDPASTAAYFDQTGLYSFGRQPEAAFWNLQQLAACLTLVTGSDGLVAALNSFDAAYRDALRAAVLARLGVASVDEAADVALVSTLFRAMAQAGDAVRWEPVFFDWFAGDAARALESIRGEAYASEGFTAFRDLLAAHAPVRPERLSAAYFQRPEPEELLIEEVETLWAPIADSDDWAPLQAKLARIEAMRAAFL